The Strongyloides ratti genome assembly S_ratti_ED321, scaffold srae_chrx_scaffold0000006 DNA segment gatttacCTAAAGAAACCCAATGTGATATTTTACTTGGATTAGATGCATTATctaaatacaataaatacaTTGAtctaaagaaaaagaaaattcttAATATCGAGGAGATAATTAAAGAATAcgaaagaaaaattaaattacctTCATATAAATCTTATTGtacaattataaaagatacaTTTAAGGAAAGTTGGCTgaagaatttaaataatttagaagAAGCCGAGAAAAACTTTTAGgaaaaatatgatttaaaaatggaTAGATATAATCCTTCATTAATGTCAGGAAAACaagaatataattataataaagaacttaagaaattcaaattttataaagttcCTCAAAATTTATTGCCAATGGCAAATCAAATAATTGAGACAtacttgaaaaataatatgattcAAGTAGAAAAACATCCTGATTTCGTACACCCTATTTTATTACTAAGAAAACCTACAATTCAAGGAATAAATAAAGAGAAacttgaaaataattatagaaTGGTATGTGACTTAAGACTGATTAATTCAATTACAATTAGACAATCAGGAGCTAATTTAAATACAGTTGAAGAATTCAAAAGAATAAAAGGAggagaaaatattttatatagtttAATAGACCTCAGTAATGCATATCAACAAATACTGATACCAGAAGAAATGAGATCCAAATATTCATTTAGTGCGGAtggaataaatatttattcttataGAACATTACCACAAGGAGCTACAAATTCAGCATTTCAATTTTCATTAGTAACAAGtgaattattaaagaaatataagaATGATGGTCAAGTAATACAACATATCGACGATTTCTTAGTAATAACTTCATTACCAAAAGATAAATCTGAAGTAGAAGCTATAAGAAAACATGCTGAAGTACTTAACGAAATATTGGAAATATTTCAgaagaataatttatattttaatatttataagtcCAAACTATTTagaaaagaattaaattatttagcTTATACTTTAAATCAGAAAGGATATACACCttctttaaaaagtatttctaatttaataaaacaaataccTAAGACTAAGAAAGAATTACAAAGATTCTTATTTGGAActcaatattttaaacaaacgTTACCTACATTTACTGTAAATGCAGAACGCCTTTTTGCTAAATTAGGTAAAAAGAAAACCTCATTTTATATGGACAAAGaagataaaaagaattatttaaatatagttAATGAACTTTTATCATCACCTACACTTGGATATCCTAGAAGTAATTGGAAATTTATTCTGAAGACTGATGCAAGCGATTTAGCATTAGGAGCTTCATTAATTCAAGAAAATCCGAATgatgaaaaagataaaatattaattggaTTAGTTagtgaaaaattaaaaagaactCAAAGAAAAAGACACAGTAGTTATTTAGAAATGAAAGCAATTTGCATAGCTCTCAAcaaattttcatatttattaaaaggaAATGAAATTACTATAGAAACTGATCATAAGCCAATccaatatatacaaaataatagtatGAATGATAGATATATGGAATTAATAAACTTCATAAATTGTTATCCAGctacaattattataaaatacataaaGGGAAAAGATAACAAATTTCCTGATTATTTATCAAGATTAATAGATCATGCCATAGAGAATGAAGAAAAGAAAGTATATGAGacagaaaataaaataatattttcaccAAATTATTTAGAAAGAGATGAAAAGGAAatacaaattaataaaattaatttaaataccATATTAGaaagaaatgataaaagtaaacttttatcaaaaagaaaGGGTGAGAAGATAGGTAAAAACCAGAAAAATTTGGAAAAATCCATAAAAAGCAATATAAAAAGAGGAAGACCAAAAGGATCTTTAAAGAGAAAACCAGGAAGACCAAAAGGATCTTTAAAGAAGAAACCAGGTAGACCAAAAGGTTCacaaaaagaaagaaaagtCCAGGaagaaattaaagaaaatttagataaaattataaattcttTAGAAGAATATTCAAttgaagaaataataaaacaccAAAAACAAGATAAAGAAATAACTCAAgaatatattcaaaataataagttACAAAAGTTAAATAACTGCTTAGGAAAAGTAGATGAAGAATATCCTTTAAAATTCAGACCATACATTCCAGAAGCAATAATACCAAAATTAGTAGAAATAGTACATGAAAAAGGACACTTtggatatattaaaatgttaagaAACTTGAATATGAgatattttagtaaaaattttagtaaatatgttaaaaaatatacagaAAATTGTGAAACTTgtttattaagaaataattatcctaaaattaaatatgaaaGAACTTTAAATGTTGCTTACCCAAACCAAATATGGAGCTGCGATTTATCTGGAAAATTTCAATTCAATGGAGAAGAAAAAGTGATACTTATATGTGTGGAtacattttcaaaatttataatggCTAAAGAAATAGAAGGAGATCCTACAGacaagaaaataattaaagcAATAAGTGAATTTATATACTTATATTCAAAACCTACGATTATAGTTGTGGATAATgccaaatatttaaatagtaaCGAAGCTAAAAGATT contains these protein-coding regions:
- a CDS encoding Reverse transcriptase domain and Integrase,catalytic core domain and Ribonuclease H-like domain-containing protein; this encodes MDRYNPSLMSGKQEYNYNKELKKFKFYKVPQNLLPMANQIIETYLKNNMIQVEKHPDFVHPILLLRKPTIQGINKEKLENNYRMVCDLRLINSITIRQSGANLNTVEEFKRIKGGENILYSLIDLSNAYQQILIPEEMRSKYSFSADGINIYSYRTLPQGATNSAFQFSLVTSELLKKYKNDGQVIQHIDDFLVITSLPKDKSEVEAIRKHAEVLNEILEIFQKNNLYFNIYKSKLFRKELNYLAYTLNQKGYTPSLKSISNLIKQIPKTKKELQRFLFGTQYFKQTLPTFTVNAERLFAKLGKKKTSFYMDKEDKKNYLNIVNELLSSPTLGYPRSNWKFILKTDASDLALGASLIQENPNDEKDKILIGLVSEKLKRTQRKRHSSYLEMKAICIALNKFSYLLKGNEITIETDHKPIQYIQNNSMNDRYMELINFINCYPATIIIKYIKGKDNKFPDYLSRLIDHAIENEEKKVYETENKIIFSPNYLERDEKEIQINKINLNTILERNDKSKLLSKRKGEKIGKNQKNLEKSIKSNIKRGRPKGSLKRKPGRPKGSLKKKPGRPKGSQKERKVQEEIKENLDKIINSLEEYSIEEIIKHQKQDKEITQEYIQNNKLQKLNNCLGKVDEEYPLKFRPYIPEAIIPKLVEIVHEKGHFGYIKMLRNLNMRYFSKNFSKYVKKYTENCETCLLRNNYPKIKYERTLNVAYPNQIWSCDLSGKFQFNGEEKVILICVDTFSKFIMAKEIEGDPTDKKIIKAISEFIYLYSKPTIIVVDNAKYLNSNEAKRFFEISQIKLMSVAPYTHGNRIAELYLKLIEETFSKIRQEKNEEVKFKDLLGMATYFLNKGTQSNNFNAFEIFMFRENNLRNIENINLENYNYDISKYVIPMMHKQEELYAAVYTTDLYRKLSKKNQIFKSNEFKVGDYFILKKQNSDKWDKANEKFKVLATDSLHCYFRNNDPKSRKLYKVNWTDIRKAPKSV